The Gossypium arboreum isolate Shixiya-1 chromosome 2, ASM2569848v2, whole genome shotgun sequence region GTTTCAGTCCTTTCATATGACTGGATCTGCATTGATGCAAGCTATTTCAGACCAGTGCTAACATCAAGATAAACTGGAGGTTTTGAGTTCCACGGAAATATGCTCACAATCTATAACGGTAAAGACAGAAACCAAGGCTAGGCTCTATAGTGGTCTTTGGGTGCTGAAATCAGAGAAGCAATCATGCTATATAGTCGTCGAGAAGCCTACAAATTACATGATTCACATCACATCCAGGGTTTCCCAGGCAACTCAACTTGTAAAGGAGAAGGACACCAACAGCTTAATTACGAACAAAATTTTCTTGTAGCAGCAAGCATATCCTGATACCTAAAGGACTAAGTTCCAAATTAAGCAAGAAAAAAACTTCATTTGACTAATCAACAGCTGCAAACAAACTAAAACTACGTTTGAAGACCTAATAAAATCTTGATACTCCATCAAACTTCTGGCATAATCAGAAGTCATCAAGGTACACTTCAGTCAAGAAACTTAGACTagataaatataataaaagtaaatCACATTGGTAACATTTAAAATATGGTCAATATTATAAATGCATGAAAACCCGCTTTTCTTGGACTAGTTTCAAGAACTTTATTGATGTCACAGTACGGTTCAAAAGAGTTTGGTAAAAAGGCAATGGAAAACTAACCTATCAGTGCCAGAATATACCTGAAAACATCATGTCGATAAATGTTCTTCTTGACTGCCAATTGGAAAACCCAGGAGGCAGTGGCCCGATGCTCAAATGCCCATAATAGATCCACCAAGGAATTGACAAAGTTAAAGGCTGCACTGTCCTCTACAGGTTCTAGCTTATCAAGACAACTTTCTAGCTCTGAAAATAGTAACTCAGATTTTTCTGTCATAAGCCTAGattccaacaataacaatcagtAAGTGTAAGGAATGAAACAAAGGGAAAGAAAATCCATCTTCAAGACCATTGTCTTGTTCCTAAAATGAAAAACATATACCTGATAGGAAGATCAAATCCAGCATTACGAAGTGCGTTTAAGAGGACAATGGCTTCACTTGTGTACTGGGACAAACTTGCAGCCCTGATAAAGCATGTCCAAATTCTGTGGTCTACTTCCAAGCCCTCCATCTTCATCTCCATAAGCTTTTGAATTCCAACATTATAATCTCCATTCTGAAGATAAGCATTAATGAGTGAACTATATGGTAGTGTAGTCAGATTTAATCCTGTTTCTTTCAAATTAGCGAGGACTTTTTCTGCTTGCTGTGGCTGTCCAGAGCTTCCATAAGAAACCATAAGCATGTGCATTGTAGCAATGGTGGGTTTCACTCCAGCTTTTTTCATCATGCTTAATAGGTTTTCAGCTTTGGAATGGTTTCCAGAATTTCTATATATTTTCATCATTGTATGAAAGAAAGAGCGGTCCAATTTATAGCCTTTCGAAAGCAAATCGTTGAACAATTCCTCAGCTTGTTCCAACAGTTCCTGCTTGCCAAATGCTGAAATCAGACTtttaaaggtgtctaatttcGGTTCTAAACCCGCTTTCCTCATTTCATGCATCAGAGATAATCCCTCTTCAGGTCTACGATCTCTGCAGTACATTATTATCAAAGTGTTGTAAGTGTCCTCATCTGGTTCAAGTCTGGCTTCTATAATCTGTTGATATATCTGAGCTGTCCTTTTGTAATCCTCAATTCCTGAGTATAACTTTAGCATAGAATTCCAAATTGAAAGATCAGGCTTAAATCCTGCTTCTTCCATTTCAGAGACCATTGCTTCAACATCCCTCACCCGTTTCCCCTTGCAGAACAGTCTAATCATAATCCTGTAAAGATGCATTGTAGGAAAATACCCTGCAGCTTTCATTCCACTGTATATCTTCTTCACCTCAAAGAGGTTTCCAGCTTCTGCAAATGCATCAAGCATCAGAAGAATAGAACTCTTGCTTATTTTAAAACCCATATCTTGCAACTGCTCGATTACCACATAAATCTCAGACAATCTTCCATCCACAACTAGTGCTTCCAATAGACCATTAATGGAATCTACTGTTGGCGAAGGACCATCTCTCATCATTGTATTAAAAACAGCTCTAGCTCGTTCATAGCAACCGCTTGCAGCATAAGCCTGAATTAAGGCATTCCAGATTTTGCGATCCACATTCATATATCTTTGTCTAACATTGCCCACCACACTTTCAGCTTTTTGCCACAGCTTCACTTTTCCATATGCTTCAATAACATCAACATAAATAATAGAATTGTCAAGCAGAAGACCTTGCACTTCAGCTTGATTAATCAAACAATGTGCCGTCTCAGGGAAGCCCATTTTACAATAGACCCTAATCAtacatttcatgatacattcagGAGGTTCAACACCACAGAATCTCATTTCGGTAAAAATCTGAGAAGCCTCAGTTAGAAGTTTATTTTCTTCACAGCATCTAATAAGGGACTCATACATGGTAGAACTCCTGCTAAATGAACCAGATTCTCTAGCATTACTGTACTCCTTCAAGGCAGCATCTAACTGGCAAGCCTCACAAAGTACGACAACTAGAGCTTCAGTTATCAGTTTACTGGGCCCTTCAGTGTGTTCTTTCAAGAACTCAAGTACTTCGCATGCTTCTTTGTGCCTGCCAGATGAACTGTATGAACTCAAAATAGACAACAAATTTTCATCATCTAGCGCTTCACCATTACTTATGCCTAATCTCAGCATCTGTACAGCCAGGTCATAGCATTCACCCTTGACAAGGAAAGAGGAAATAGTTTGAAGATTCATACCACAAAGTTCTTTCATGTCTCCAACCACCATTTTAATTTCTTCCACTTTATTTTCCTTTGTTAGTGCCTGAACCATCACCTCATAAAGTATATTATCTGGTGTGAAACCATCACGAACCATTTCCTGGTACATCACCCATGCTTTTGTTATTTCATTACATCTCAAAAGGATATCCAACATGACAGAGTATGCCAGGAAATCAGGTCTAATCCCAGATTTCCGCATGCAATTAAATGTATCCTCAGCCTCCACAGCCATTCCAGCCTTAGCATACCCACAAATCAAAGCACTACAAGTCCGCACAGTAGGCTTAACACCTGCATCCAACATCTCTGACATCAAATTAGAAGCCTCCTTTATCTTATTTGCTTTCCCTAGGGAATCGATCAAGACTGTATATGTTACCACATCTGGATTCCGCCCTGATAATTTCATGTCCTTGTAAAGCTGCAATCCCAATTCATGCTGGCCCTGCTTCCCATACATGTGAATAATTGTATTATAAGTCATCTCATCTCTACCGAACCCCATTTCAATCATTTCTTCACAAATCTCTTTTACCTTGTCCACATTTCCTTCTCTTGCAAAAGCATATAACAATGAATTATATGTGACTGCATCCGGGAAAAACCCTTTAGACTCTAAATCCCTAAACAGCTGCTCAGCTTTATATGCCATCCCACATCTCCCATACACCGAAATCATAGCATTGTAAGTCCATAAATCAGGTTGACAATTATGGCTGTCCATATCGTCAAAAACCTTCATTGTCTCCTCCAAGTTTGATTCCCTAGAACAAGCACTAATAAGAGTATTATAAGTTATTATATCTGGCCTAAGACCAGACCTCCTGACCTCATTCAAAAGCTTGATAGCTAAATCAGGCACCATAGCTCCTGCTTTCAATCTGGCATTTATTAAAGTATTGAAACTCACGAGGTCAGGCTCACACCCTCTCTTACGCATTAAATCAAGCAGTTCCTGCACTTTCTGAAACCTTCCATTTCGTGCATAAACACCCATCATGGCATTATAAACCTGGACGGTATTTCCAACAGCAGGCTCAGCCCTGGTAAAGATTTCAACAGCTAAAATCTCCTGATTGGCCTTCCCCAGCACAGCCAAGATAGTAGCAAGCATCCTGGCATT contains the following coding sequences:
- the LOC108466977 gene encoding pentatricopeptide repeat-containing protein At3g18110, chloroplastic isoform X2 — protein: MAMSCNGGLVVTFASPTSKVCMNTSISCSSSHISTPSLNEHSNDSSSNNSTFSYSRASPSERWPHLQLQLAETYPSSQTHFSPTSPQLTHVVKEAELSLESSKSETLEVNDETQEKLGRVSKTRVKKMSKLALKRAKDWRERVKFLTDRILGLEQDQFVADVLDDRKVQMTPTDFCFLVKYVGQENWQRALEVYEWLNLKNWYSPNARMLATILAVLGKANQEILAVEIFTRAEPAVGNTVQVYNAMMGVYARNGRFQKVQELLDLMRKRGCEPDLVSFNTLINARLKAGAMVPDLAIKLLNEVRRSGLRPDIITYNTLISACSRESNLEETMKVFDDMDSHNCQPDLWTYNAMISVYGRCGMAYKAEQLFRDLESKGFFPDAVTYNSLLYAFAREGNVDKVKEICEEMIEMGFGRDEMTYNTIIHMYGKQGQHELGLQLYKDMKLSGRNPDVVTYTVLIDSLGKANKIKEASNLMSEMLDAGVKPTVRTCSALICGYAKAGMAVEAEDTFNCMRKSGIRPDFLAYSVMLDILLRCNEITKAWVMYQEMVRDGFTPDNILYEVMVQALTKENKVEEIKMVVGDMKELCGMNLQTISSFLVKGECYDLAVQMLRLGISNGEALDDENLLSILSSYSSSGRHKEACEVLEFLKEHTEGPSKLITEALVVVLCEACQLDAALKEYSNARESGSFSRSSTMYESLIRCCEENKLLTEASQIFTEMRFCGVEPPECIMKCMIRVYCKMGFPETAHCLINQAEVQGLLLDNSIIYVDVIEAYGKVKLWQKAESVVGNVRQRYMNVDRKIWNALIQAYAASGCYERARAVFNTMMRDGPSPTVDSINGLLEALVVDGRLSEIYVVIEQLQDMGFKISKSSILLMLDAFAEAGNLFEVKKIYSGMKAAGYFPTMHLYRIMIRLFCKGKRVRDVEAMVSEMEEAGFKPDLSIWNSMLKLYSGIEDYKRTAQIYQQIIEARLEPDEDTYNTLIIMYCRDRRPEEGLSLMHEMRKAGLEPKLDTFKSLISAFGKQELLEQAEELFNDLLSKGYKLDRSFFHTMMKIYRNSGNHSKAENLLSMMKKAGVKPTIATMHMLMVSYGSSGQPQQAEKVLANLKETGLNLTTLPYSSLINAYLQNGDYNVGIQKLMEMKMEGLEVDHRIWTCFIRAASLSQYTSEAIVLLNALRNAGFDLPIRLMTEKSELLFSELESCLDKLEPVEDSAAFNFVNSLVDLLWAFEHRATASWVFQLAVKKNIYRHDVFRVADKDWGADFRKLSAGSALVALTLWLDHMQC
- the LOC108466977 gene encoding pentatricopeptide repeat-containing protein At3g18110, chloroplastic isoform X1, with the protein product MAMSCNGGLVVTFASPTSKVCMNTSISCSSSHISTPSLNEHSNDSSSNNSTFSYSRASPSERWPHLQLQLAETYPSSQTHFSPTSPQLTHVVKEAELSLESSKSETLEVNDETQEKLGRVSKTRVKKMSKLALKRAKDWRERVKFLTDRILGLEQDQFVADVLDDRKVQMTPTDFCFLVKYVGQENWQRALEVYEWLNLKNWYSPNARMLATILAVLGKANQEILAVEIFTRAEPAVGNTVQVYNAMMGVYARNGRFQKVQELLDLMRKRGCEPDLVSFNTLINARLKAGAMVPDLAIKLLNEVRRSGLRPDIITYNTLISACSRESNLEETMKVFDDMDSHNCQPDLWTYNAMISVYGRCGMAYKAEQLFRDLESKGFFPDAVTYNSLLYAFAREGNVDKVKEICEEMIEMGFGRDEMTYNTIIHMYGKQGQHELGLQLYKDMKLSGRNPDVVTYTVLIDSLGKANKIKEASNLMSEMLDAGVKPTVRTCSALICGYAKAGMAVEAEDTFNCMRKSGIRPDFLAYSVMLDILLRCNEITKAWVMYQEMVRDGFTPDNILYEVMVQALTKENKVEEIKMVVGDMKELCGMNLQTISSFLVKGECYDLAVQMLRLGISNGEALDDENLLSILSSYSSSGRHKEACEVLEFLKEHTEGPSKLITEALVVVLCEACQLDAALKEYSNARESGSFSRSSTMYESLIRCCEENKLLTEASQIFTEMRFCGVEPPECIMKCMIRVYCKMGFPETAHCLINQAEVQGLLLDNSIIYVDVIEAYGKVKLWQKAESVVGNVRQRYMNVDRKIWNALIQAYAASGCYERARAVFNTMMRDGPSPTVDSINGLLEALVVDGRLSEIYVVIEQLQDMGFKISKSSILLMLDAFAEAGNLFEVKKIYSGMKAAGYFPTMHLYRIMIRLFCKGKRVRDVEAMVSEMEEAGFKPDLSIWNSMLKLYSGIEDYKRTAQIYQQIIEARLEPDEDTYNTLIIMYCRDRRPEEGLSLMHEMRKAGLEPKLDTFKSLISAFGKQELLEQAEELFNDLLSKGYKLDRSFFHTMMKIYRNSGNHSKAENLLSMMKKAGVKPTIATMHMLMVSYGSSGQPQQAEKVLANLKETGLNLTTLPYSSLINAYLQNGDYNVGIQKLMEMKMEGLEVDHRIWTCFIRAASLSQYTSEAIVLLNALRNAGFDLPIRLMTEKSELLFSELESCLDKLEPVEDSAAFNFVNSLVDLLWAFEHRATASWVFQLAVKKNIYRHDVFRVADKDWGADFRKLSAGSALVALTLWLDHMQDASLQGYPESPKSVVLITGTSEYNMVSLNSTLKACLWEMGSPFLPCKTRSGLLVAKAHSLRMWLKDSPFCLDLELKNAPSLPELSSMQLIEGCFIRRGLVPAFKDITERLGLVRPKKFARLALLSDEKRERAIEADIEGGKEKLEKLKLKVGSKRTRVVKKLRKRKFIRRPLSNPK
- the LOC108466977 gene encoding pentatricopeptide repeat-containing protein At3g18110, chloroplastic isoform X3; the protein is MAMSCNGGLVVTFASPTSKVCMNTSISCSSSHISTPSLNEHSNDSSSNNSTFSYSRASPSERWPHLQLQLAETYPSSQTHFSPTSPQLTHVVKEAELSLESSKSETLEVNDETQEKLGRVSKTRVKKMSKLALKRAKDWRERVKFLTDRILGLEQDQFVADVLDDRKVQMTPTDFCFLVKYVGQENWQRALEVYEWLNLKNWYSPNARMLATILAVLGKANQEILAVEIFTRAEPAVGNTVQVYNAMMGVYARNGRFQKVQELLDLMRKRGCEPDLVSFNTLINARLKAGAMVPDLAIKLLNEVRRSGLRPDIITYNTLISACSRESNLEETMKVFDDMDSHNCQPDLWTYNAMISVYGRCGMAYKAEQLFRDLESKGFFPDAVTYNSLLYAFAREGNVDKVKEICEEMIEMGFGRDEMTYNTIIHMYGKQGQHELGLQLYKDMKLSGRNPDVVTYTVLIDSLGKANKIKEASNLMSEMLDAGVKPTVRTCSALICGYAKAGMAVEAEDTFNCMRKSGIRPDFLAYSVMLDILLRCNEITKAWVMYQEMVRDGFTPDNILYEVMVQALTKENKVEEIKMVVGDMKELCGMNLQTISSFLVKGECYDLAVQMLRLGISNGEALDDENLLSILSSYSSSGRHKEACEVLEFLKEHTEGPSKLITEALVVVLCEACQLDAALKEYSNARESGSFSRSSTMYESLIRCCEENKLLTEASQIFTEMRFCGVEPPECIMKCMIRVYCKMGFPETAHCLINQAEVQGLLLDNSIIYVDVIEAYGKVKLWQKAESVVGNVRQRYMNVDRKIWNALIQAYAASGCYERARAVFNTMMRDGPSPTVDSINGLLEALVVDGRLSEIYVVIEQLQDMGFKISKSSILLMLDAFAEAGNLFEVKKIYSGMKAAGYFPTMHLYRIMIRLFCKGKRVRDVEAMVSEMEEAGFKPDLSIWNSMLKLYSGIEDYKRTAQIYQQIIEARLEPDEDTYNTLIIMYCRDRRPEEGLSLMHEMRKAGLEPKLDTFKSLISAFGKQELLEQAEELFNDLLSKGYKLDRSFFHTMMKIYRNSGNHSKAENLLSMMKKAGVKPTIATMHMLMVSYGSSGQPQQAEKVLANLKETGLNLTTLPYSSLINAYLQNGDYNVGIQKLMEMKMEGLEVDHRIWTCFIRAASLSQYTSEAIVLLNALRNAGFDLPIRLMTEKSELLFSELESCLDKLEPVEDSAAFNFVNSLVDLLWAFEHRATASWVFQLAVKKNIYRHDVFRYILALIG